A stretch of Spirochaeta cellobiosiphila DSM 17781 DNA encodes these proteins:
- the rimM gene encoding ribosome maturation factor RimM (Essential for efficient processing of 16S rRNA): MEKLAIGVIRTSHGIKGFMKVRSFSGETEHFNSIDTCEIRNKWETKFMEIETSKSNGNDILIKFVGVDSPEEARKYSNWEIWVDREYAVPLDDDEFYLSDVIGFSIICNDRMIGKAKAFIEGGSSDLLEVEMNEIENESKIIPFCSPFIGKIDFTKRTVEILIDWVLD; encoded by the coding sequence ATGGAAAAACTAGCGATTGGAGTAATCCGTACTTCTCATGGAATTAAAGGTTTCATGAAGGTACGGAGTTTTTCAGGAGAAACTGAACATTTTAATTCTATTGACACTTGTGAAATAAGAAACAAGTGGGAAACTAAGTTCATGGAAATTGAAACTTCAAAAAGTAACGGTAATGATATATTAATCAAGTTCGTTGGAGTTGATAGTCCAGAAGAAGCAAGAAAGTACTCTAATTGGGAAATATGGGTTGATAGGGAATATGCTGTACCTTTAGATGATGATGAATTTTATCTCTCTGATGTTATTGGATTTAGTATCATCTGTAATGACAGGATGATAGGTAAAGCTAAAGCATTCATTGAAGGGGGATCTTCAGATTTACTTGAAGTTGAAATGAATGAGATTGAAAATGAGTCTAAAATAATTCCTTTTTGTTCACCATTTATAGGTAAAATCGATTTCACTAAAAGAACGGTAGAAATACTGATTGATTGGGTATTGGATTGA
- the ffh gene encoding signal recognition particle protein, with protein sequence MLERLTDKFNSLVRDLSGKSSITEKNIEDAVEEIKIALLEADVNLRVVRRFVNRTIEEAKGEAVLKSVNPGQQFIKIIHDKIVSFLGDSKQDLELKGPDTLSVVLFLGLQGAGKTTATVKLAKRLKTDKNRKVLIIAGDLVRPAAVEQLKTLAFSVGIDVYSENGSTVKKVVTNGLKFAKKELYNTVIIDTSGRQQIDSSMMRELSEIKKISNPDESLFVADAMTGQSAVEIAKTFNEEIGITGIILSKFDSDARGGAALSLKTITKRPIKFVGTGEKIDDLEPFYPDRIASRILGMGDIVSLVEKAKESATAEEAASLQKKIEKATFTLEDYLDQFKRIKKMGSLKSVMQMLPGMSNVDIEGQIDEKEMKKEEAIILSMTKSERNNHKILGPSRKKRIAKGSGTNVFEVNKLLKKFEKTRNMMKKMAKNKKMQNQMMSQFGGY encoded by the coding sequence ATGTTAGAACGCTTAACTGATAAATTTAATAGTCTAGTTCGAGATCTTAGTGGTAAGTCTAGTATTACTGAGAAAAACATTGAAGATGCCGTAGAGGAAATTAAAATAGCTTTATTAGAAGCTGATGTTAATCTTCGGGTTGTTAGACGCTTTGTTAATAGAACTATAGAAGAAGCTAAAGGTGAAGCTGTTCTTAAGTCAGTTAATCCTGGACAACAATTTATTAAAATTATTCATGACAAAATAGTGTCTTTTCTTGGAGACTCTAAACAGGATCTTGAACTTAAAGGTCCAGATACACTTTCTGTTGTCTTGTTTTTGGGTTTACAAGGTGCTGGTAAAACTACAGCGACTGTTAAACTAGCTAAACGTCTAAAGACTGATAAAAATAGAAAGGTCCTAATTATAGCAGGTGACCTAGTAAGACCAGCAGCAGTTGAACAACTTAAAACATTAGCTTTTTCAGTTGGAATAGATGTTTATAGTGAAAATGGTAGTACTGTTAAAAAAGTCGTGACTAATGGTTTAAAGTTTGCCAAAAAAGAACTATATAATACTGTGATTATTGATACATCAGGTCGACAACAAATTGATTCATCCATGATGAGAGAACTGAGTGAAATAAAGAAGATCTCTAATCCTGATGAGTCTTTATTTGTCGCTGATGCAATGACTGGTCAGAGTGCTGTAGAAATTGCTAAGACCTTTAATGAAGAGATCGGTATAACTGGTATTATTCTTAGCAAATTTGACTCTGATGCACGTGGTGGTGCTGCTTTATCTTTGAAAACAATCACTAAGCGACCAATAAAATTTGTTGGTACTGGTGAAAAAATAGATGATTTAGAACCTTTCTACCCAGATAGGATCGCATCGCGAATACTGGGGATGGGAGACATAGTTTCTTTAGTTGAAAAAGCGAAGGAGTCCGCTACGGCGGAAGAAGCGGCCTCTCTGCAAAAAAAGATTGAAAAGGCTACCTTTACCCTCGAAGATTATCTTGATCAATTTAAAAGAATCAAGAAAATGGGTAGCTTGAAGTCAGTTATGCAAATGCTACCAGGTATGTCAAATGTAGACATAGAAGGTCAAATCGATGAAAAAGAAATGAAGAAAGAAGAGGCCATAATTCTTTCAATGACTAAATCAGAACGAAACAATCATAAAATTCTGGGACCTTCAAGGAAAAAACGTATTGCTAAAGGTAGTGGTACTAATGTTTTTGAAGTGAATAAATTGCTTAAGAAGTTTGAAAAAACCAGAAACATGATGAAGAAGATGGCAAAAAACAAAAAAATGCAAAACCAAATGATGTCTCAATTTGGTGGATATTAG
- a CDS encoding HD-GYP domain-containing protein, producing the protein MFDGTVIDALSLYRDIIDKKNVENDRIVNFVSTSINKIKSDTNTWLDNVLNYKVSMHVGNTSLINSFILSIALGIKINLSYENLIKLGISSFLHDSGMERLPDVLSIKNDSTLGEATKKQIVNHPIISFKIIKNELRLATDVAGAVLSHHEQWDGSGYPHHLSGNNINIYSRIISITDSFDSMISYRSYKSKIIGYKAIKQLLENSSTQFDPSLISEFIHMLGVFPIGSYVAMKDNRIGKVIDINSENLLRPKVLVSNINGLDEIIDLSIDKDNYILKAITGEE; encoded by the coding sequence ATGTTTGATGGTACTGTTATCGATGCATTAAGTCTATATAGAGATATAATCGATAAAAAAAATGTAGAGAACGACAGAATAGTAAATTTTGTTTCCACAAGTATAAATAAAATTAAGTCTGATACCAATACATGGTTAGATAATGTCTTGAATTATAAAGTTAGTATGCATGTTGGTAATACGTCATTAATTAACTCTTTCATACTTTCTATTGCATTAGGTATAAAAATAAATCTTAGCTATGAAAATCTAATAAAACTAGGAATTAGTAGCTTTCTACATGATTCCGGTATGGAACGCCTACCTGATGTACTATCAATTAAAAATGATTCAACCTTGGGAGAAGCCACTAAGAAACAAATTGTCAATCATCCTATTATTTCTTTTAAAATAATAAAGAATGAATTACGATTGGCTACTGATGTTGCAGGTGCTGTATTATCTCATCATGAACAATGGGATGGGTCTGGCTATCCCCATCATCTATCTGGGAATAACATAAATATATATAGTAGAATTATATCGATAACAGATTCTTTTGATTCCATGATATCATACAGATCATACAAAAGTAAGATAATTGGGTATAAAGCAATCAAACAACTTTTAGAAAATAGCTCTACGCAGTTTGATCCATCATTAATTTCTGAATTTATACATATGCTGGGAGTTTTTCCCATTGGTAGCTATGTTGCCATGAAAGATAACAGGATAGGTAAAGTAATTGACATAAACTCAGAGAATTTATTACGACCTAAAGTATTAGTCAGTAACATAAATGGCCTTGATGAAATAATTGATTTAAGTATTGACAAAGACAATTATATTTTAAAAGCTATTACTGGTGAGGAGTGA
- a CDS encoding 3'-5' exonuclease produces MTQIIKYDSLINPDKIFVCFDTETTGLNPLYDRIIEIAAVKIKNGKVIGEFEELVNPNMPIPEESTKVHGITDNDVVGKESIEKVLPRFLSFIENTILIAHNAQFDIDFVNNSAKKSNISLMNNDYIDTLPMSRKAFPGRKSYSLQNMAKDFNIKVTAAHRALDDTRVCYRLFELCHDKLNPAKQASLF; encoded by the coding sequence ATGACTCAGATTATTAAATATGATTCACTAATAAATCCAGACAAAATATTTGTCTGCTTTGACACTGAAACAACAGGTCTCAATCCTCTCTATGATAGAATTATTGAGATTGCTGCTGTTAAAATAAAAAATGGCAAAGTCATTGGTGAGTTTGAAGAACTAGTAAATCCTAATATGCCTATACCGGAAGAATCTACTAAGGTTCATGGAATAACAGATAATGATGTTGTTGGTAAAGAGAGCATTGAAAAGGTTCTACCAAGATTTTTATCTTTTATTGAAAATACAATATTAATTGCTCATAACGCTCAATTTGATATTGATTTTGTCAATAATAGTGCAAAAAAAAGTAATATATCGTTAATGAATAATGATTATATTGACACGCTACCCATGTCTAGAAAAGCTTTTCCAGGGCGAAAGAGTTATTCTCTTCAAAATATGGCAAAAGATTTCAATATAAAAGTTACTGCTGCACATAGAGCTTTAGATGATACAAGAGTTTGTTACCGCTTATTTGAATTGTGCCATGATAAACTAAATCCAGCAAAACAAGCTTCTTTATTTTAA
- a CDS encoding KH domain-containing protein produces the protein MEKDLVEFIAKSLVDEPSGVNINVIQGEKSTILELKVSPEDIGKVIGKHGRIAKAVRTILSAAATKTGKRIVLEILD, from the coding sequence ATGGAGAAGGATCTTGTAGAGTTTATCGCTAAATCGTTAGTTGATGAGCCTAGTGGTGTTAACATAAATGTCATTCAAGGGGAGAAATCAACTATTCTAGAACTCAAGGTCTCTCCTGAAGATATCGGTAAGGTGATAGGTAAACACGGTAGGATTGCGAAGGCTGTTCGTACAATTCTTAGTGCTGCTGCTACTAAAACCGGCAAAAGGATAGTCTTAGAGATTTTAGATTGA
- the trmD gene encoding tRNA (guanosine(37)-N1)-methyltransferase TrmD, with amino-acid sequence MKITVLCLFPEIIESFFSNSIMKKAVERELISYEIVNIRDFALDKHKTCDDTPFGGGAGMVLKPEPIARAIESVYCDNSRIIYASPSGKQFNQQMSYDLSKEEHIVMICGRYEGIDQRIIDKYVDDEISIGDYVISSGEISSLVIIDSFYRLIDGVISQESLVDESFTDNLLEYPHYTRPQNFVGMAVPDILVSGNHAKINEWRYKKRLQKTWQNRPELLKSLDVSKEDLLKMIDDTGGTDE; translated from the coding sequence TTGAAAATAACAGTACTGTGTTTATTTCCTGAGATTATTGAATCATTTTTTAGCAATTCTATTATGAAAAAGGCTGTTGAAAGAGAACTTATTTCCTATGAAATCGTTAATATTCGAGATTTTGCTTTGGATAAACATAAAACCTGTGATGATACACCATTTGGGGGAGGTGCTGGTATGGTTTTAAAACCAGAACCTATTGCCAGAGCAATTGAGTCTGTTTATTGTGATAACAGTCGAATTATATATGCATCTCCATCTGGGAAACAATTTAACCAACAAATGTCATATGATCTTTCGAAGGAAGAACATATAGTCATGATTTGTGGAAGATATGAAGGAATCGATCAGAGAATCATCGATAAGTATGTAGACGATGAGATATCCATTGGGGATTATGTTATATCTTCAGGTGAAATCAGTTCGCTGGTGATAATTGATTCTTTCTACCGGCTAATTGATGGTGTGATATCACAAGAGTCTCTAGTTGATGAAAGTTTTACGGATAACTTGTTAGAATATCCACATTATACAAGACCGCAGAATTTTGTTGGAATGGCTGTCCCTGATATTTTGGTAAGTGGAAATCATGCCAAAATTAATGAGTGGAGATACAAAAAACGTCTACAAAAGACTTGGCAAAACCGTCCAGAACTTTTAAAATCACTGGACGTTTCTAAAGAAGATCTATTAAAGATGATAGATGATACGGGAGGAACTGATGAGTAA
- a CDS encoding DUF3276 family protein, whose amino-acid sequence MGIRGEVFSTKTSTGKRTYFFNIKENRHGDLFLNMVESKKHGDESFERHSIIVFKEDLTAFMDGFQKAISYMEKEED is encoded by the coding sequence ATGGGAATCAGGGGAGAGGTGTTTTCAACAAAAACCTCGACGGGGAAGAGAACGTATTTCTTCAACATAAAAGAAAATCGACACGGTGATCTTTTTTTAAACATGGTAGAAAGTAAAAAACACGGTGATGAAAGTTTTGAAAGACATTCTATAATTGTATTTAAAGAAGATCTAACAGCATTTATGGATGGTTTTCAAAAAGCTATCTCATATATGGAAAAAGAGGAAGATTAA
- the rplS gene encoding 50S ribosomal protein L19 has product MSNIIKSIEAKQLTDKGDNFRIGDTVKVHFKIKEGNTERIQIFEGLVIAKKNAGIRKTFTVRKISYGVGVERVFPLHSPKVELIEVSRYGKVRRSKLYYIRDRVGKAAKVKELIRKKERNTSVNA; this is encoded by the coding sequence ATGAGTAATATCATTAAATCTATTGAAGCTAAGCAGTTAACAGATAAAGGTGATAATTTTAGAATTGGTGATACTGTAAAGGTTCACTTTAAAATTAAAGAAGGAAATACTGAGCGTATTCAGATTTTTGAAGGTTTAGTTATAGCCAAGAAAAACGCTGGGATTCGAAAGACCTTTACTGTAAGAAAAATAAGCTATGGTGTAGGTGTTGAACGGGTATTCCCATTGCACTCACCCAAAGTTGAGCTTATCGAAGTATCTAGATATGGTAAGGTTAGACGTTCAAAACTTTACTATATTAGGGATAGAGTAGGTAAAGCTGCTAAGGTAAAGGAATTGATTAGGAAAAAAGAGCGTAACACTTCAGTTAATGCTTAA
- a CDS encoding chromosome segregation SMC family protein, with protein sequence MFLKHVELFGFKSFADRTKIDFADGISALLGPNGCGKSNVVDSIKWVLGEQSYKTLRASKMEDVIFNGTQDRKALNIAEVTLTISNDEGILDLDMPEVAIKRRLYRSGESEYFINNTPVKLKELRELFFDTGVGKSAYSIMEQGKIDQILSNKPEERRYIFEEAAGITKYKIKGSEAERKLQRTNDNIKQVESIISEVKRSHDNLKIQSDKTIEYRKAKDNIFYLELDIQLLRLQKFLEEKNSKELQLEKISKLRTDLKDKIMKLSENLQSNQGLVSKLENDLIQSQKELYGIDLEKNNIEAQKKYLQEEQTDLLRRLRQQDLKIQEYNDKYLEINNEITAKNEQEKSYKARIDEIQKNILSYQESINQSLQSIELNKNKINDGEKSIVKFEDDLVENENRLRTITDNIVAKLEDELNQSGYTRDLKQNKQEDVIKSIQSLRLKLKSSIEKFWDQVRFNNISNQNVEEFVGTLREQINLFDQIYDSFNAYIAIEPSLIDDFLSPESIFHRKKDLDNLIFQIKDTINQLRTNNKSLAEQNVILSERILKNRSTLEELKVNQAKIITQSNSLKEIRVNLERDSEETLEALNESKKIKGTEQTKYESINNKIEELNKKQQKAYEDEKKLKDLLLTLEKKISQQNSELEGREKELNDCNIELAKNQSKYDQISMSLTQNATEIRNLNDNFRERYSRDLDDFTSRLINEIKDMPNQLKERLANEKNHLKSLGQVNLMAPEEFIEVKERYDFLNSQINDLINAQEDLKRITSEIHKESTQMFLRTYKEIKKNFHHMFRQLFGGGRGELKLTDEDNPLESGIEMYCQPPGKKLESIDLLSGGERSLTAVGLLFATYLVKPSPFCILDEIDAALDESNVGRFVNMLMEFGQTSQFIVITHNKKTVAGAKTLLGVTMEESGVSKTIAIRIEGAEVS encoded by the coding sequence TTGTTTTTAAAGCACGTTGAATTATTCGGTTTCAAATCATTTGCTGACAGGACAAAAATCGATTTTGCAGATGGTATTTCTGCATTATTAGGTCCTAATGGTTGTGGAAAAAGTAATGTAGTAGATTCTATAAAATGGGTTTTGGGTGAGCAATCATACAAAACCCTGCGTGCTTCAAAAATGGAAGACGTCATTTTTAATGGTACTCAAGATCGAAAAGCTCTTAATATAGCAGAAGTTACACTTACTATTTCTAATGATGAAGGCATATTAGACCTTGATATGCCTGAAGTTGCTATAAAGCGAAGACTTTATAGGAGTGGTGAAAGTGAATACTTTATTAACAATACCCCTGTCAAGCTCAAAGAACTAAGAGAGCTCTTTTTTGATACAGGGGTGGGTAAATCTGCTTATTCCATAATGGAGCAAGGAAAAATAGATCAGATATTAAGTAATAAACCAGAGGAACGAAGATATATTTTTGAAGAAGCAGCTGGTATTACAAAATATAAAATAAAAGGATCTGAAGCTGAAAGAAAGCTTCAACGTACCAATGATAATATTAAGCAGGTTGAATCTATAATATCGGAGGTTAAAAGGTCTCATGATAATTTAAAGATTCAGTCAGATAAGACTATTGAGTACCGAAAAGCGAAAGATAATATATTTTATCTAGAGTTGGACATACAATTACTTAGGCTACAAAAATTTTTGGAAGAGAAAAATAGCAAAGAGCTACAGCTTGAAAAAATATCAAAATTAAGAACTGATCTTAAAGATAAGATTATGAAATTAAGTGAGAATTTACAAAGTAATCAAGGATTAGTTAGTAAATTAGAAAATGACCTCATACAAAGCCAAAAAGAGTTATATGGTATAGATCTCGAAAAAAATAACATAGAAGCTCAAAAGAAGTACTTACAGGAAGAGCAGACGGATTTATTAAGGCGTTTGAGGCAACAAGATCTAAAAATCCAAGAGTATAATGATAAGTATTTAGAAATAAACAATGAGATCACAGCCAAAAATGAACAAGAGAAGTCTTATAAGGCAAGAATAGACGAAATACAAAAAAACATTCTATCATATCAGGAAAGTATTAATCAAAGTCTGCAATCAATCGAATTAAATAAAAATAAAATAAACGATGGTGAGAAATCTATTGTTAAGTTTGAAGATGATTTAGTTGAAAATGAAAATCGTCTTAGAACAATTACTGATAACATTGTGGCTAAATTAGAAGATGAACTCAACCAATCAGGTTATACTAGGGATTTGAAGCAAAACAAGCAAGAAGATGTTATAAAATCCATACAATCTTTGAGATTGAAATTAAAGTCAAGTATCGAAAAATTTTGGGATCAAGTTCGATTTAATAATATAAGTAATCAAAATGTTGAAGAGTTTGTTGGTACACTAAGAGAGCAAATTAATTTATTTGATCAAATTTATGATTCCTTTAATGCATATATTGCGATAGAACCATCATTGATTGATGATTTTTTATCACCTGAAAGTATATTTCATAGAAAAAAAGATTTAGATAATCTTATTTTTCAGATAAAAGACACAATTAATCAATTAAGAACTAATAATAAAAGCTTGGCAGAGCAAAATGTTATTCTATCAGAGCGCATTCTTAAAAATAGAAGTACTTTGGAAGAACTTAAGGTTAATCAAGCAAAAATTATAACCCAATCAAATTCATTAAAAGAAATAAGAGTAAATCTCGAACGTGATAGTGAGGAAACTTTAGAAGCACTAAATGAATCAAAAAAAATTAAAGGCACGGAACAGACAAAATATGAGTCTATAAACAATAAAATTGAAGAGCTTAATAAAAAACAACAAAAGGCATATGAGGATGAAAAAAAACTAAAGGATTTATTATTAACGCTTGAAAAGAAAATATCTCAACAAAATAGTGAATTGGAAGGCCGAGAGAAAGAATTAAATGATTGCAACATTGAATTAGCAAAGAATCAATCAAAATACGATCAAATATCAATGAGTCTAACACAAAATGCAACTGAAATTCGGAATTTAAATGATAATTTTAGAGAGCGATATTCCAGGGATTTGGATGACTTTACTTCTCGTCTTATAAATGAAATAAAAGATATGCCTAATCAACTCAAAGAACGGCTGGCAAATGAAAAAAATCATTTAAAAAGTTTAGGTCAGGTTAATTTGATGGCACCTGAAGAGTTTATAGAAGTTAAAGAACGGTATGATTTTCTAAATAGTCAAATTAATGATCTTATCAATGCTCAAGAAGATTTGAAGAGAATTACTTCAGAAATTCATAAAGAGTCTACACAAATGTTTCTCAGAACATATAAGGAAATAAAAAAGAACTTTCATCATATGTTTAGACAACTATTTGGCGGAGGCAGGGGAGAGTTAAAGCTAACTGATGAAGATAATCCTTTAGAGTCAGGCATTGAGATGTATTGTCAACCTCCTGGTAAAAAGTTAGAAAGTATAGATTTATTATCAGGTGGAGAAAGGTCCTTAACCGCTGTCGGATTACTTTTTGCTACCTACCTGGTAAAACCTAGTCCTTTTTGTATCTTAGATGAGATTGATGCAGCTCTTGATGAATCGAATGTTGGACGGTTCGTTAATATGTTAATGGAGTTCGGACAAACTAGCCAGTTTATTGTAATAACACATAATAAAAAGACTGTAGCTGGTGCAAAAACCCTATTAGGTGTTACAATGGAAGAGTCTGGTGTGTCAAAAACCATTGCAATAAGAATAGAAGGTGCTGAGGTCAGTTAG
- the rpsP gene encoding 30S ribosomal protein S16, which produces MVKIRLKRFGAIRRPYYRIVVTDSRNPRDGKTIEEVGLYHPIEKENQLVIKEDRVKEWLSKGAQPTKTVKRLLNKENITVK; this is translated from the coding sequence GTGGTTAAAATTCGATTGAAGAGATTCGGGGCAATAAGAAGACCCTATTATAGAATTGTAGTAACTGATTCTCGTAATCCTCGTGATGGTAAGACTATTGAAGAAGTAGGATTGTATCATCCAATTGAAAAGGAAAATCAATTAGTCATTAAGGAAGATCGTGTTAAGGAATGGCTTAGTAAAGGAGCTCAACCCACTAAGACTGTTAAAAGACTTCTTAATAAAGAAAACATAACCGTTAAATAG
- a CDS encoding EscU/YscU/HrcU family type III secretion system export apparatus switch protein produces the protein MIKSKAVAIKYNSSWPSPMIIAKGENNVAKKITEIGSKNSITILQDGDTLEKIYLLPIGEYVSQEYFGVFAEVLSFVYSIKKSSE, from the coding sequence ATGATTAAAAGCAAAGCTGTTGCCATAAAATATAATAGTTCTTGGCCTTCTCCTATGATTATTGCAAAAGGAGAGAATAATGTTGCAAAAAAAATTACGGAAATTGGTAGCAAGAATAGTATTACTATTTTACAAGATGGAGATACTTTAGAAAAAATCTATTTATTACCTATAGGTGAATATGTTTCGCAAGAGTATTTTGGTGTTTTTGCAGAAGTGCTTTCTTTTGTATATAGTATAAAAAAAAGTTCGGAGTAA
- a CDS encoding YraN family protein, with product MVIGQWGEEIASKWLVSKGCKIIKRNFRSPYGEVDIIVSDGDEIVFVEVKTWNTLTEYDLEFSISKTKRDRIIKTAKFFLVKYNQEPWVRFDVIFINGDTIKHYKNAFSEF from the coding sequence GTGGTCATAGGACAATGGGGTGAGGAAATAGCTTCAAAGTGGTTAGTGTCCAAGGGCTGTAAAATAATTAAAAGAAACTTTAGGTCTCCTTATGGAGAGGTCGATATTATAGTAAGTGATGGAGATGAAATTGTTTTTGTTGAGGTAAAAACATGGAATACTTTAACTGAGTATGATCTTGAGTTTTCCATTTCAAAAACTAAACGTGATAGAATAATAAAAACAGCGAAGTTTTTCTTGGTTAAATATAATCAAGAGCCTTGGGTGAGGTTTGATGTTATTTTTATCAATGGAGATACCATTAAACACTATAAAAATGCATTTTCGGAGTTCTGA